In Amia ocellicauda isolate fAmiCal2 chromosome 7, fAmiCal2.hap1, whole genome shotgun sequence, one genomic interval encodes:
- the timm29 gene encoding mitochondrial import inner membrane translocase subunit Tim29, with protein MAVARVCRRSCSSAARAAGGQGGQGGQGGGRVGQWIRGLLSDYRDACRDVIMGTRERPIRAALYVSLLGGAWGCYRSNPGPASLQGRLLEASNALLLLSPWVRSGAADGHVRGLLRLQDEGRLRTLSLGLVTVAYSAPFDPDSCLYEARCPPLRPRWIALPDRLLDLGCLGRWWVLERKLRDFDVNEDEFRHLPPALRALPPAALHSERNEQLHREARHPIELGPEDVARAEREQQRESGGAAARPLP; from the exons ATGGCCGTAGCGCGcgtctgcaggaggagctgctcgAGCGCCGCGCGAGCCGCCGGGGGACAGGGGGGACAGGGGGGACAGGGGGGCGGCCGCGTGG GCCAGTGGATCCGCGGTCTGCTCAGCGACTACCGTGATGCGTGTCGTGATGTCATCATGGGCACTCGGGAGCGGCCAATCAGAGCGGCTCTGTATGTGTCGCTGCTGGGCGGGGCCTGGGGCTGTTATCGCAGCAACCCCGGACCCGCCTCCCTGCAGGGCCGGCTGCTGGAGGCGTCCAAcgccctgctgctgctgtcgcCCTGGGTGCGCAGCGGCGCGGCGGACGGGCACGTGCGGGGGCTGCTGCGGCTGCAGGACGAGGGCCGGCTGCGCACCCTGAGCCTGGGCCTGGTCACCGTGGCCTACAGCGCCCCCTTCGACCCCGACAGCTGCCTGTATGAGGCGCGCTGCCCCCCCCTGCGCCCACGCTGGATCGCCCTGCCCGACCGCCTGCTGGACCTGGGCTGCCTGGGCCGCTGGTGGGTCCTGGAGCGGAAGCTGCGCGACTTTGACGTGAACGAGGACGAGTTCCGCCACCTGCCCCCGGCCCTGCGCGCCCTGCCCCCCGCCGCCCTGCACTCAGAGCGCAACGAGCAGCTGCACCGCGAGGCGCGGCACCCCATCGAGCTCGGCCCCGAGGATGTCGCCCGTGCCGAGCGGGAGCAGCAGAGGGAGAGCGGCGGTGCGGCGGCACGACCGCTGCCCTGA
- the yipf2 gene encoding protein YIPF2, whose product MASPDDLKFQEFEEAADLLSADPGASTNPIHKHTDGDGAIKLDLSEDEDAEEKSELLSGERPAASFWTFEYYQSFFNIDTMQVLDRIKGSLLPLPGRNFVKHHLRSNPDLYGPFWICATLVFTMAISGNFSTFLLRKGDPQYHYRPQFHKVSIAGLAVFSYSWLTPLCVWGLLQWRSTRHGRSSYSFLETVSVYGYSLFIYIPTAVLWTVPLEWLRWLLILGATAVSGAVLLLSFWPLVRDDSRPVALATLTGIVLAHALLAIGCKLYFFQTAIHTVTLPSEAPPIANLNLTHA is encoded by the exons ATGGCCAGCCCCGACGACCTGAAGTTCCAAG aGTTCGAAGAGGCCGCAGACCTGCTGTCCGCTGACCCAGGTGCCTCCACCAACCccattcacaaacacacagacggGGACGGGGCCATAAAGCTTGACCTCTCGGAGGATGAGGACGCAGAGGAGAAGTCGGAG CTGCTGAGTGGAGAGAGGCCCGCAGCCAGCTTCTGGACTTTCGAGTATTACCAGTCCTTCTTCAACATCGACACCATGCAG gtGCTGGACAGGATCAAAGGCTCCCTGCTGCCGTTGCCAGGGCGAAACTTTGTGAAACACCACCTCCGTAGCAACCCAGATCTGTATG ggccaTTCTGGATCTGTGCCACCCTGGTGTTCACTATGGCCATCAGCGGGAATTTCTCCACCTTCCTGTTGCGGAAGGGCGACCCTCAGTATCACTACAGGCCCCAGTTCCACAAGG TGTCCATCGCGGGGCTGGCGGTGTTCAGTTACTCCTGGCTCACCCCGCTGTGCGTGTGGGGGCTCCTCCAGTGGCGCAGCACCCGGCACGGCCGCAGCAGCTACTCCTTCCTGGAGACGGTCAGCGTGTACGGATACTCGCTGTTCATCTACATCCCCACAGCC GTGCTGTGGACCGTGCCGCTGGAGTGGCTGCGCTGGCTACTGATCCTGGGGGCCACGGCGGTGTCAGGCGCGGTGCTGCTGCTCAGCTTCTGGCCGCTCGTCCGCGATGACAGCAGGCCGGTGGCCCTCGCCACGCTGACGGGCATCGTCCTGGCACACGCGCTGCTTGCCATCGGCTGCAAG ctctATTTCTTCCAGACAGCCATTCAcacagtgacccttccctcagAGGCCCCCCCCATAGCCAACCTCAACCTCACCCATGCCTAG
- the carm1 gene encoding histone-arginine methyltransferase CARM1 isoform X3: MAVSVFPGVRLLSIGDANGEIQRHSEQQPLKLEVKSTQDAALLTLSNTEETCVFKCTVSRETECSRVGKQSFIVTLGCNSVLLQFSSPSEFCSFYNILKNCRGHNGERSVFSERTEESSAVQYFQFYGYLSQQQNMMQDYVRTGTYQRAILQNHTDFKDKVVLDVGCGSGILSFFAAQAGARKIYAVEASTMAQHAEVLVNSNGLADRVVVIPGKVEEVSLPEQVDIIVSEPMGYMLFNERMLESYLHAKKFLKPSGNLFPTIGDVHLAPFTDEQLYMEQFTKANFWYQPSFHGVDLSALRGAAVDEYFRQPIVDTFDIRILMAKSVKYTVNFLEAKEDDLHRIEIPFKFHMMHSGLVHGLAFWFDVAFIGSMMTVWLSTAPTEPLTHWYQVRCLLQSPLFAKAGDTLSGTALLIANKRQSYDISIVAQVDQTGSKSSNLLDLKNPFFRYTGATPTPPPGSHYTSPSENMWNTGGAYSMSQGMAVSGMPTAYDLSTVIASGSTVSHNNLIPLANTGIVNHTHSRMGSIMSTGIVQGASAGQAGGGSSSAHYPINSQFTMGGPAISMASPMAIPSNTMHYGS; the protein is encoded by the exons ATGGCGGTGTCCGTGTTCCCCGGCGTGCGGCTCCTCTCTATCGGCGACGCGAATGGAGAAATCCAGCGGCACTCCGAGCAGCAGCCGCTCAAACTGGAGGTGAAAAGCACGCAGGACGCGGCCCTGCTCACCCTCTCCAACA CAGAGGAGACGTGTGTGTTCAAGTGCACCGTGTCGCGGGAGACGGAGTGCAGCCGCGTGGGGAAGCAGTCCTTCATCGTGACGCTGGGCTGCAACAGCGTGCTCCTGCAGTTCTCCTCGCCCTCAG AGTTCTGCTCCTTCTATAACATCCTGAAGAACTGCCGCGGACACAACGGCGAGCGCTCCGTCTTCAGCGAGAGGACAGAGGAGTCCTCTGCCGTGCAGTACTTCCAG tTCTATGGCTACCTCTCCCAGCAGCAGAACATGATGCAGGATTACGTTCGGACCGGAACCTACCAGCGAGCCATCCTCCAGAACCACACAGACTTTAAGGACAAG GTGGTGCTGGATGTGGGCTGTGGCTCTGGGATCCTGTCGTTCTTTGCTGCTCAGGCTGGCGCTCGTAAGATCTACGCGGTGGAGGCTAGTACCATGGCGCAGCACGCAGAG GTGCTGGTGAACAGCAACGGGCTGGCGGACCGCGTGGTGGTGATCCCGGGGAAGGTGGAGGAGGTGTCCCTGCCCGAGCAGGTGGACATCATCGTGTCGGAGCCCATGGGTTACATGCTGTTCAACGAGCGCATGCTGGAGAGCTACCTGCACGCCAAGAAGTTCCTCAAGCCCAGCG gtaacCTGTTCCCCACGATCGGTGATGTGCACCTGGCCCCGTTCACAGACGAGCAGCTGTACATGGAGCAGTTCACTAAGGCCAACTTCTG gtacCAGCCCTCGTTCCACGGTGTTGATCTCTCTGCGCTGCGCGGGGCGGCAGTGGATGAGTATTTCCGGCAGCCCATCGTG GACACCTTTGACATCCGCATCCTGATGGCGAAGTCGGTGAAATACACGGTCAACTTCCTGGAGGCCAAAGAGGATGACCTACACAG GATAGAGATTCCCTTCAAGTTCCACATGATGCACTCGGGCCTGGTACATGGCCTGGCCTTCTGGTTCGACGTGGCATTCATCGGCTCTAT GATGACCGTGTGGCTCTCCACCGCCCCAACGGAGCCGCTGACCCACTGGTACCAGGTGCGCTGCCTGCTGCAGTCCCCGTTGTTTGCCAAGGCGGGTGACACATTGTCTGGAACCGCCCTCCTCATCGCTAATAAGAG GCAAAGCTATGACATCAGCATCGTGGCTCAGGTGGACCAGACCGGCTCCAAGTCCAGCAACCTTCTGGACCTGAAGAACCCTTTCTTCAG gtaCACAGgagccacccccacccccccccccggctCCCACTACACATCCCCCTCTGAGAACATGTGGAACACAGGGGGGGCCTACAGCATGAGCCAGGGCATGGCCGTGTCAG ggaTGCCGACAGCCTATGACCTCAGCACAGTCATCGCCAGCGGATCCACGGTCTCGCACAACAACCTCATCCCCCTGG CAAACACTGGGATCGTAAACCACACTCACTCCCGGATGGGCTCCATCATGAGCACGGGCATCGTCCAGG gagCATCCGCAGGCCAGGCGGGGGGGGGCAGCAGCAGTGCTCACTACCCAATCAACAGCCAGTTCACCATGGGGGGCCCGGCCATCTCCATGGCGTCACCCATGGCCATCCCTAGCAACACCATGCATTATGGCAGCTAA
- the carm1 gene encoding histone-arginine methyltransferase CARM1 isoform X1 has protein sequence MAVSVFPGVRLLSIGDANGEIQRHSEQQPLKLEVKSTQDAALLTLSNTEETCVFKCTVSRETECSRVGKQSFIVTLGCNSVLLQFSSPSEFCSFYNILKNCRGHNGERSVFSERTEESSAVQYFQFYGYLSQQQNMMQDYVRTGTYQRAILQNHTDFKDKVVLDVGCGSGILSFFAAQAGARKIYAVEASTMAQHAEVLVNSNGLADRVVVIPGKVEEVSLPEQVDIIVSEPMGYMLFNERMLESYLHAKKFLKPSGNLFPTIGDVHLAPFTDEQLYMEQFTKANFWYQPSFHGVDLSALRGAAVDEYFRQPIVDTFDIRILMAKSVKYTVNFLEAKEDDLHRIEIPFKFHMMHSGLVHGLAFWFDVAFIGSMMTVWLSTAPTEPLTHWYQVRCLLQSPLFAKAGDTLSGTALLIANKRQSYDISIVAQVDQTGSKSSNLLDLKNPFFRYTGATPTPPPGSHYTSPSENMWNTGGAYSMSQGMAVSGMPTAYDLSTVIASGSTVSHNNLIPLANTGIVNHTHSRMGSIMSTGIVQGEGASAGQAGGGSSSAHYPINSQFTMGGPAISMASPMAIPSNTMHYGS, from the exons ATGGCGGTGTCCGTGTTCCCCGGCGTGCGGCTCCTCTCTATCGGCGACGCGAATGGAGAAATCCAGCGGCACTCCGAGCAGCAGCCGCTCAAACTGGAGGTGAAAAGCACGCAGGACGCGGCCCTGCTCACCCTCTCCAACA CAGAGGAGACGTGTGTGTTCAAGTGCACCGTGTCGCGGGAGACGGAGTGCAGCCGCGTGGGGAAGCAGTCCTTCATCGTGACGCTGGGCTGCAACAGCGTGCTCCTGCAGTTCTCCTCGCCCTCAG AGTTCTGCTCCTTCTATAACATCCTGAAGAACTGCCGCGGACACAACGGCGAGCGCTCCGTCTTCAGCGAGAGGACAGAGGAGTCCTCTGCCGTGCAGTACTTCCAG tTCTATGGCTACCTCTCCCAGCAGCAGAACATGATGCAGGATTACGTTCGGACCGGAACCTACCAGCGAGCCATCCTCCAGAACCACACAGACTTTAAGGACAAG GTGGTGCTGGATGTGGGCTGTGGCTCTGGGATCCTGTCGTTCTTTGCTGCTCAGGCTGGCGCTCGTAAGATCTACGCGGTGGAGGCTAGTACCATGGCGCAGCACGCAGAG GTGCTGGTGAACAGCAACGGGCTGGCGGACCGCGTGGTGGTGATCCCGGGGAAGGTGGAGGAGGTGTCCCTGCCCGAGCAGGTGGACATCATCGTGTCGGAGCCCATGGGTTACATGCTGTTCAACGAGCGCATGCTGGAGAGCTACCTGCACGCCAAGAAGTTCCTCAAGCCCAGCG gtaacCTGTTCCCCACGATCGGTGATGTGCACCTGGCCCCGTTCACAGACGAGCAGCTGTACATGGAGCAGTTCACTAAGGCCAACTTCTG gtacCAGCCCTCGTTCCACGGTGTTGATCTCTCTGCGCTGCGCGGGGCGGCAGTGGATGAGTATTTCCGGCAGCCCATCGTG GACACCTTTGACATCCGCATCCTGATGGCGAAGTCGGTGAAATACACGGTCAACTTCCTGGAGGCCAAAGAGGATGACCTACACAG GATAGAGATTCCCTTCAAGTTCCACATGATGCACTCGGGCCTGGTACATGGCCTGGCCTTCTGGTTCGACGTGGCATTCATCGGCTCTAT GATGACCGTGTGGCTCTCCACCGCCCCAACGGAGCCGCTGACCCACTGGTACCAGGTGCGCTGCCTGCTGCAGTCCCCGTTGTTTGCCAAGGCGGGTGACACATTGTCTGGAACCGCCCTCCTCATCGCTAATAAGAG GCAAAGCTATGACATCAGCATCGTGGCTCAGGTGGACCAGACCGGCTCCAAGTCCAGCAACCTTCTGGACCTGAAGAACCCTTTCTTCAG gtaCACAGgagccacccccacccccccccccggctCCCACTACACATCCCCCTCTGAGAACATGTGGAACACAGGGGGGGCCTACAGCATGAGCCAGGGCATGGCCGTGTCAG ggaTGCCGACAGCCTATGACCTCAGCACAGTCATCGCCAGCGGATCCACGGTCTCGCACAACAACCTCATCCCCCTGG CAAACACTGGGATCGTAAACCACACTCACTCCCGGATGGGCTCCATCATGAGCACGGGCATCGTCCAGGGTGAGG gagCATCCGCAGGCCAGGCGGGGGGGGGCAGCAGCAGTGCTCACTACCCAATCAACAGCCAGTTCACCATGGGGGGCCCGGCCATCTCCATGGCGTCACCCATGGCCATCCCTAGCAACACCATGCATTATGGCAGCTAA
- the carm1 gene encoding histone-arginine methyltransferase CARM1 isoform X2 gives MAVSVFPGVRLLSIGDANGEIQRHSEQQPLKLEVKSTQDAALLTLSNKETCVFKCTVSRETECSRVGKQSFIVTLGCNSVLLQFSSPSEFCSFYNILKNCRGHNGERSVFSERTEESSAVQYFQFYGYLSQQQNMMQDYVRTGTYQRAILQNHTDFKDKVVLDVGCGSGILSFFAAQAGARKIYAVEASTMAQHAEVLVNSNGLADRVVVIPGKVEEVSLPEQVDIIVSEPMGYMLFNERMLESYLHAKKFLKPSGNLFPTIGDVHLAPFTDEQLYMEQFTKANFWYQPSFHGVDLSALRGAAVDEYFRQPIVDTFDIRILMAKSVKYTVNFLEAKEDDLHRIEIPFKFHMMHSGLVHGLAFWFDVAFIGSMMTVWLSTAPTEPLTHWYQVRCLLQSPLFAKAGDTLSGTALLIANKRQSYDISIVAQVDQTGSKSSNLLDLKNPFFRYTGATPTPPPGSHYTSPSENMWNTGGAYSMSQGMAVSGMPTAYDLSTVIASGSTVSHNNLIPLANTGIVNHTHSRMGSIMSTGIVQGEGASAGQAGGGSSSAHYPINSQFTMGGPAISMASPMAIPSNTMHYGS, from the exons ATGGCGGTGTCCGTGTTCCCCGGCGTGCGGCTCCTCTCTATCGGCGACGCGAATGGAGAAATCCAGCGGCACTCCGAGCAGCAGCCGCTCAAACTGGAGGTGAAAAGCACGCAGGACGCGGCCCTGCTCACCCTCTCCAACA AGGAGACGTGTGTGTTCAAGTGCACCGTGTCGCGGGAGACGGAGTGCAGCCGCGTGGGGAAGCAGTCCTTCATCGTGACGCTGGGCTGCAACAGCGTGCTCCTGCAGTTCTCCTCGCCCTCAG AGTTCTGCTCCTTCTATAACATCCTGAAGAACTGCCGCGGACACAACGGCGAGCGCTCCGTCTTCAGCGAGAGGACAGAGGAGTCCTCTGCCGTGCAGTACTTCCAG tTCTATGGCTACCTCTCCCAGCAGCAGAACATGATGCAGGATTACGTTCGGACCGGAACCTACCAGCGAGCCATCCTCCAGAACCACACAGACTTTAAGGACAAG GTGGTGCTGGATGTGGGCTGTGGCTCTGGGATCCTGTCGTTCTTTGCTGCTCAGGCTGGCGCTCGTAAGATCTACGCGGTGGAGGCTAGTACCATGGCGCAGCACGCAGAG GTGCTGGTGAACAGCAACGGGCTGGCGGACCGCGTGGTGGTGATCCCGGGGAAGGTGGAGGAGGTGTCCCTGCCCGAGCAGGTGGACATCATCGTGTCGGAGCCCATGGGTTACATGCTGTTCAACGAGCGCATGCTGGAGAGCTACCTGCACGCCAAGAAGTTCCTCAAGCCCAGCG gtaacCTGTTCCCCACGATCGGTGATGTGCACCTGGCCCCGTTCACAGACGAGCAGCTGTACATGGAGCAGTTCACTAAGGCCAACTTCTG gtacCAGCCCTCGTTCCACGGTGTTGATCTCTCTGCGCTGCGCGGGGCGGCAGTGGATGAGTATTTCCGGCAGCCCATCGTG GACACCTTTGACATCCGCATCCTGATGGCGAAGTCGGTGAAATACACGGTCAACTTCCTGGAGGCCAAAGAGGATGACCTACACAG GATAGAGATTCCCTTCAAGTTCCACATGATGCACTCGGGCCTGGTACATGGCCTGGCCTTCTGGTTCGACGTGGCATTCATCGGCTCTAT GATGACCGTGTGGCTCTCCACCGCCCCAACGGAGCCGCTGACCCACTGGTACCAGGTGCGCTGCCTGCTGCAGTCCCCGTTGTTTGCCAAGGCGGGTGACACATTGTCTGGAACCGCCCTCCTCATCGCTAATAAGAG GCAAAGCTATGACATCAGCATCGTGGCTCAGGTGGACCAGACCGGCTCCAAGTCCAGCAACCTTCTGGACCTGAAGAACCCTTTCTTCAG gtaCACAGgagccacccccacccccccccccggctCCCACTACACATCCCCCTCTGAGAACATGTGGAACACAGGGGGGGCCTACAGCATGAGCCAGGGCATGGCCGTGTCAG ggaTGCCGACAGCCTATGACCTCAGCACAGTCATCGCCAGCGGATCCACGGTCTCGCACAACAACCTCATCCCCCTGG CAAACACTGGGATCGTAAACCACACTCACTCCCGGATGGGCTCCATCATGAGCACGGGCATCGTCCAGGGTGAGG gagCATCCGCAGGCCAGGCGGGGGGGGGCAGCAGCAGTGCTCACTACCCAATCAACAGCCAGTTCACCATGGGGGGCCCGGCCATCTCCATGGCGTCACCCATGGCCATCCCTAGCAACACCATGCATTATGGCAGCTAA
- the LOC136752402 gene encoding guanine nucleotide-binding protein G(I)/G(S)/G(O) subunit gamma-5: protein MSNSANSNLLLMQRAVKQLRLEASVRRIKVSQAAADLKHFCLQNAHNDPLLMGVPSSDNPFRPPKSCALF from the exons ATGTCCAACAGCGCGAACAGCAACCTGTTGCTGATGCAGAGAGCCGTGAAGCAGCTGCGCCTAGAGGCCAGCGTCCGCCGGATCAAG gtgTCCCAGGCAGCGGCGGACCTGAAGCACTTCTGTCTGCAGAACGCCCACAATGACCCTCTACTGATGGGTGTCCCATCCAGCGACAACCCCTTCCGCCCGCCCAAGTCCTGCGCCCTGTTCTGA